A single region of the Marinobacter salinus genome encodes:
- the soxX gene encoding sulfur oxidation c-type cytochrome SoxX codes for MRKGLISVCLTTLALSATPSVFAEPTKAEIDLGKELAFSRKDGNCLACHQMDDGKLTGNIGPALGNMKVRFPDREMLFQRIWDETQFNPITVMPPFGRHSILSKEEINRVIDYLYTL; via the coding sequence ATGCGTAAAGGGTTAATTTCCGTGTGTTTAACCACGCTTGCACTGAGCGCTACACCGTCGGTGTTTGCAGAGCCGACCAAGGCCGAGATTGATCTGGGCAAGGAGCTGGCGTTCAGCCGGAAGGACGGAAACTGTCTGGCCTGCCATCAGATGGATGACGGCAAGTTGACAGGCAATATCGGACCGGCCCTGGGGAATATGAAAGTACGTTTTCCGGACCGGGAAATGCTGTTCCAGCGCATTTGGGACGAAACCCAATTCAACCCGATAACGGTGATGCCTCCATTCGGACGTCACTCGATCCTGAGTAAAGAAGAGATCAACCGGGTTATTGATTATTTGTACACGCTCTGA